One genomic region from Arthrobacter pigmenti encodes:
- the pth gene encoding aminoacyl-tRNA hydrolase, with the protein MSDNTWLVAGLGNPGPGYSGNRHNVGQMVLDVLGSRLGGRFGTSKARAVVLEGRLGIGGPRLVLAKPLTYMNLTGGPVSALSRFYGVVPANVVAVHDEIDIPFSTIKIKIGGGEGGHNGLRDITSSLGTKDYVRIRVGVGRPPGRQEAADYVLRDFSSTEKKELPILLEEAADAVESLVRDGLLTAQQKFHSAGK; encoded by the coding sequence TTGTCTGATAACACCTGGCTCGTAGCCGGGCTCGGTAACCCCGGGCCCGGCTACAGCGGCAACCGGCACAATGTAGGACAGATGGTCCTCGATGTGCTTGGCAGCAGGCTGGGTGGCAGGTTCGGTACGTCCAAAGCACGCGCCGTCGTGCTCGAAGGCCGCCTCGGAATAGGCGGGCCGCGCCTCGTCCTCGCCAAGCCGCTCACGTACATGAACCTGACCGGCGGGCCTGTGTCGGCTCTCTCCCGCTTCTATGGAGTAGTCCCGGCGAACGTCGTTGCGGTACACGACGAGATTGATATTCCCTTCAGCACGATCAAGATCAAGATCGGCGGCGGGGAAGGCGGGCACAACGGCCTGCGGGATATCACCAGCTCGCTGGGCACCAAGGACTATGTCCGGATCCGGGTTGGCGTCGGTCGTCCGCCCGGCAGGCAGGAAGCGGCTGATTACGTGCTTCGCGACTTCAGCAGCACGGAAAAGAAGGAGCTTCCGATCCTGCTCGAGGAGGCTGCCGACGCCGTCGAAAGCCTTGTGCGGGACGGTCTGCTTACGGCCCAGCAGAAGTTTCATTCCGCGGGCAAATAG